The nucleotide sequence CACTTGAAATAAATTACATGTTAACAGACACACATTCAATTACATGTTTAATAACATGTAGGAAAACTATACAAATAAACCGATCAGTTTTTAGGCTTTTTATAAACAGGAACAGTACTGCATGGCTCACCAAACATAAGACTTTTGACCACAGGGGTTAATAAATTAGTGACTTCCACATAAGCAAACACCGGAACAGGCAAATCACCACAACCTTTCACCACTACACGCTTATCTACAAACTCATTAGTATTAATTTTCAAAAGCTGTTCATGAAACAAAGCTTGTTCCAAATGATCAAGCCCCCCGAAAACTACTTTATGAGCGAATTGATTGAGCTTTGAAGCCAATAACATATAGGCCCAAGCCGGCACTATGGCGTCGACACTGCAAATAATGGCAACATTTTTTCCTTTATAAACCTCCCAGTCATTGGTTTTAATAAACTGTCGAAAATCCTTCTCACGGAGAATTAACTCCTGAAACAAATTATCCTTAATATCATATACAACCCTTTCCCCAGGATGATAAAATTCGCCAAGATCAAGTGTTATAATTCCACTTTGTTCAACACGGTTAACTATTCCTTCCATTTAATTTGATTTTTTCCCAGTCAAAAAAAACTCTTTAAGATAATAAGGTTCAAAATAAGCTAAATCCTCAAATTCCCCTTTCATATACTTTACATTAGCAAGCCGTCCTGTATATTTTGCTGAAGGATACACATTATCCAAGAAATAGGCGTTGGGAGCGTGTCCTAAAAGCTTCTTGCACTTACCGGCACCATTGCCGCAAAAAAGGACTTTATTATTTTCCAGCAAACTCCTAAATGAAGTTTCATCAACAACAACTGCTGATGTCTTTTGGATTTCCTTT is from Cytophagaceae bacterium ABcell3 and encodes:
- a CDS encoding DUF2480 family protein, whose translation is MEGIVNRVEQSGIITLDLGEFYHPGERVVYDIKDNLFQELILREKDFRQFIKTNDWEVYKGKNVAIICSVDAIVPAWAYMLLASKLNQFAHKVVFGGLDHLEQALFHEQLLKINTNEFVDKRVVVKGCGDLPVPVFAYVEVTNLLTPVVKSLMFGEPCSTVPVYKKPKN